A stretch of Salvelinus alpinus chromosome 4, SLU_Salpinus.1, whole genome shotgun sequence DNA encodes these proteins:
- the LOC139572675 gene encoding collagen alpha-1(I) chain-like: MVFSVLLYHPHKCQGTCLKGAKQSPQECGQQGAKQSPQACGQQGAKQSPQACGQQGAKQSPQECGQQGAKQSPQECGQQGAKQSPQECGQQGAKQSPQACWQQGAKQSPQACGQQGAKQSPQECGQQGAKQSPQACGQQGAKQSPQECGQQGAKQSPQACGQQGAKQSPQECGQQGAKQSPQECGQQGAKQSPQECGQQGAKQSPQECGQQGAKQSPQACGQQGAKQSPQECGQQGASSFLRSVGSREPSSLLRSGAKQSPQECGQQGAKQSPQECGQQGAKQSPQECGQQGAKQSPQACGQQGAKQSPQACGQQGAKQSPQECGQQGAKQSPQACWQQGAKQSPQACGQQGAKQSPQECGQQGAKQSPQACGQQGAKQSPQECGQQGAKQSPQACGQQGAKQSPQECGQQGAKQSPQECGQQGAKQSPQECGQQGAKQSPQACGQQGAKQSPQECGQQGAKQSPQACWQQGAKQSPQACGQQGAKQSPQECGQQGAKQSPQAFGQQGAKQSPQECGQQGAKQSPQACGQQGAKQSPQECGQQGAKQSPQECGQQGAKQSPQECGQQGAKQSPQECGQQGAKQSPQACGQQGAKQSPQECGQQGASSFLRSGAKQSPQECGQQGAKQSPQECGQQGAKQSPQACGQQGAKQSPQACGQQGAKQSPQECGQQGAKQSPQACWQQGAKQSPQACGQQGAKQSPQECGQQGAKQSPQACGQQGAKQSPQECGQQGAKQSPQACGQQGAKQSPQECGQQGAKQSPQECGQQGAKQSPQECGQQGAKQSPQACGQQGAKQSPQECGQQGAKQSPQACWQQGAKQSPQACGQQGAKQSPQECGQQGAKQSPQACGQQGAKQSPQECGQQGAKQSPQACGQQGAKQSPQECGQQGAKQSPQECVQQGAKQSPQECGQQGAKQSPQECGQQGAKQSPQECGQQGAKQSPQECGQQGAKQSPQECGQQGAKQSPQECGQQGAKQSPQACGQQGAKQSPQECGQQGAKQSPQECGQQGAKQSPQECGQQGAKQSPQECGQQGAKQLSKGWWFKSLRRLALFVHWEFTIILGM; the protein is encoded by the exons AGCAGTCTCCTCAGGCGTGTGGGCAGCAGGGAGCCAAGCAGTCTCCTCAGGCATGTGGGCAGCAGGGAGCCAAGCAGTCTCCTCAGGAGTGTGGGCAGCAGGGAGCCAAGCAGTCTCCTCAGGAGTGTGGGCAGCAGGGAGCCAAGCAGTCTCCTCAGGAGTGTGGGCAGCAGGGAGCCAAGCAGTCTCCTCAGGCGTGTTGGCAGCAGGGAGCCAAGCAGTCTCCTCAGGCGTGTGGGCAGCAGGGAGCCAAGCAGTCTCCTCAGGAGTGTGGGCAGCAGGGAGCCAAGCAGTCTCCTCAGGCATGTGGGCAACAGGGAGCCAAGCAGTCTCCTCAGGAGTGTGGTCAGCAGGGAGCCAAGCAGTCTCCTCAGGCGTGTGGGCAGCAGGGAGCCAAGCAGTCTCCTCAGGAGTGTGGGCAGCAGGGAGCCAAACAGTCTCCTCAGGAGTGTGGGCAGCAGGGAGCCAAGCAGTCTCCTCAGGAGTGTGGGCAGCAGGGAGCCAAGCAGTCTCCTCAGGAGTGTGGGCAGCAGGGAGCCAAGCAGTCTCCTCAGGCGTGTGGGCAGCAGGGAGCCAAGCAGTCTCCTCAGGAGTGTGGGCAGCAGGGAGCAAGCAGTTTCCTCAGGAGTGTGGGCAGCAGGGAGCCAAGCAGTCTCCTCAGGAGT GGAGCCAAGCAGTCTCCTCAGGAGTGTGGGCAGCAGGGAGCCAAGCAGTCTCCTCAGGAGTGTGGGCAGCAGGGAGCCAAGCAGTCTCCTCAGGAGTGTGGGCAGCAGGGAGCCAAGCAGTCTCCTCAGGCGTGTGGTCAGCAGGGAGCCAAGCAGTCTCCTCAGGCATGTGGGCAGCAGGGAGCCAAACAGTCTCCTCAGGAGTGTGGGCAGCAGGGAGCCAAGCAGTCTCCTCAGGCGTGTTGGCAGCAGGGAGCCAAGCAGTCTCCTCAGGCGTGTGGGCAGCAGGGAGCCAAGCAGTCTCCTCAGGAGTGTGGGCAGCAGGGAGCCAAGCAGTCTCCTCAGGCATGTGGGCAACAGGGAGCCAAGCAGTCTCCTCAGGAGTGTGGTCAGCAGGGAGCCAAGCAGTCTCCTCAGGCGTGTGGGCAGCAGGGAGCCAAGCAGTCTCCTCAGGAGTGTGGGCAGCAGGGAGCCAAGCAGTCTCCTCAGGAGTGTGGGCAGCAGGGAGCCAAGCAGTCTCCTCAGGAGTGTGGTCAGCAGGGAGCCAAGCAGTCTCCTCAGGCGTGTGGGCAGCAGGGAGCCAAACAGTCTCCTCAGGAGTGTGGGCAGCAGGGAGCCAAGCAGTCTCCTCAGGCGTGTTGGCAGCAGGGAGCCAAGCAGTCTCCTCAGGCGTGTGGGCAGCAGGGAGCCAAGCAGTCTCCTCAGGAGTGTGGGCAGCAGGGAGCCAAGCAGTCTCCTCAGGCATTTGGGCAACAGGGAGCCAAGCAGTCTCCTCAGGAGTGTGGTCAGCAGGGAGCCAAGCAGTCTCCTCAGGCGTGTGGGCAGCAGGGAGCCAAGCAGTCTCCTCAGGAGTGTGGGCAGCAGGGAGCCAAACAGTCTCCTCAGGAGTGTGGGCAGCAGGGAGCCAAGCAGTCTCCTCAGGAGTGTGGGCAGCAGGGAGCCAAGCAGTCTCCTCAGGAGTGTGGGCAGCAGGGAGCCAAGCAGTCTCCTCAGGCGTGTGGGCAGCAGGGAGCCAAGCAGTCTCCTCAGGAGTGTGGGCAGCAGGGAGCAAGCAGTTTCCTCAGGAGT GGAGCCAAGCAGTCTCCTCAGGAGTGTGGGCAGCAGGGAGCCAAGCAGTCTCCTCAGGAGTGTGGGCAGCAGGGAGCCAAGCAGTCTCCTCAGGCGTGTGGTCAGCAGGGAGCCAAGCAGTCTCCTCAGGCATGTGGGCAGCAGGGAGCCAAACAGTCTCCTCAGGAGTGTGGGCAGCAGGGAGCCAAGCAGTCTCCTCAGGCGTGTTGGCAGCAGGGAGCCAAGCAGTCTCCTCAGGCGTGTGGGCAGCAGGGAGCCAAGCAGTCTCCTCAGGAGTGTGGGCAGCAGGGAGCCAAGCAGTCTCCTCAGGCATGTGGGCAACAGGGAGCCAAGCAGTCTCCTCAGGAGTGTGGTCAGCAGGGAGCCAAGCAGTCTCCTCAGGCGTGTGGGCAGCAGGGAGCCAAGCAGTCTCCTCAGGAGTGTGGGCAGCAGGGAGCCAAGCAGTCTCCTCAGGAGTGTGGGCAGCAGGGAGCCAAGCAGTCTCCTCAGGAGTGTGGTCAGCAGGGAGCCAAGCAGTCTCCTCAGGCGTGTGGGCAGCAGGGAGCCAAACAGTCTCCTCAGGAGTGTGGGCAGCAGGGAGCCAAGCAGTCTCCTCAGGCGTGTTGGCAGCAGGGAGCCAAGCAGTCTCCTCAGGCGTGTGGGCAGCAGGGAGCCAAGCAGTCTCCTCAGGAGTGTGGGCAGCAGGGAGCCAAGCAGTCTCCTCAGGCATGTGGGCAACAGGGAGCCAAGCAGTCTCCTCAGGAGTGTGGTCAGCAGGGAGCCAAGCAGTCTCCTCAGGCATGTGGGCAGCAGGGAGCCAAGCAGTCTCCTCAGGAGTGTGGGCAGCAGGGAGCCAAGCAGTCTCCTCAGGAGTGTGTGCAGCAGGGAGCCAAGCAGTCTCCTCAGGAGTGTGGGCAGCAGGGAGCCAAGCAGTCTCCTCAGGAGTGTGGGCAGCAGGGAGCCAAGCAGTCTCCTCAGGAGTGTGGGCAGCAGGGAGCCAAACAGTCTCCTCAGGAGTGTGGGCAGCAGGGAGCCAAGCAGTCTCCTCAGGAGTGTGGGCAGCAGGGAGCCAAGCAGTCTCCTCAGGAGTGTGGGCAGCAGGGAGCCAAGCAGTCTCCTCAGGCATGTGGGCAACAGGGAGCCAAGCAGTCTCCTCAGGAGTGTGGGCAGCAGGGAGCCAAGCAGTCTCCTCAGGAGTGTGGGCAGCAGGGAGCCAAGCAGTCTCCTCAGGAGTGTGGGCAGCAGGGAGCCAAGCAGTCTCCTCAGGAGTGTGGGCAGCAGGGAGCCAAGCAGTTATCAAAAGGCTggtggttcaaatccctgagacGACTAGCTTTGTTTGTTCATTGGGAATTCACTATCATTTTGGGAATGTGA